From a single Aquarana catesbeiana isolate 2022-GZ linkage group LG09, ASM4218655v1, whole genome shotgun sequence genomic region:
- the LOC141107393 gene encoding transmembrane protein 182-like, with protein MKVGIAALIAGLIGGVGVLLFLVAFGTDYWLLATENCGGREGPITPGENDTQMDLGPAPLYFHHEGFFWRCWFNGEEFQETIWNFWFTSQAHPKHCIEGYLFPMPIAQGPVPHPSYDPTAVYRGFWTAFIVLAVAASLVGGLLLVCAVPFAAVQLYKVGGGFFITSGVLLALLIALFALWKEFAADLERYILLERAELCAPDSHVRVYYGWSFMFATAGTPLVLLSGLLFLCVGRSVHVEEK; from the exons CTGATCGCCGGATTGATCGGAGGAGTCGGGGTCCTCCTGTTCCTCGTTGCGTTCGGGACGGACTATTGGCTGCTGGCGACTGAGAACTGTGGGGGCCGAGAGGGGCCAATCACCCCGGGAGAG AATGACACCCAGATGGACCTCGGCCCGGCGCCCCTCTACTTCCACCATGAGGGATTCTTCTGGAGATGTTGGTTCAACGGCGAGGAATTCCAGGAGACCATCTGGAACTTCTGGTTCA CCAGCCAGGCACACCCCAAACACTGCATAGAGGGCTACCTATTCCCTATGCCCATCGCCCAGGGGCCTGTCCCGCATCCCTCCTATGACCCCACTGCAG TGTACAGAGGCTTCTGGACGGCGTTCATCGTCCTCGCTGTGGCCGCCAGCCTGGTGGGCGGGCTCCTGCTGGTGTGCGCTGTGCCCTTCGCCGCCGTCCAACTCTATAAAGTAGGAGGAGGATTCTTCATCACTTCTG GTGTCCTGCTAGCGCTCCTGATCGCCCTCTTCGCCCTGTGGAAGGAGTTCGCCGCTGACCTGGAGCGGTACATCCTGTTGGAGCGCGCTGAGCTCTGCGCGCCGGACTCTCACGTCCGCGTCTATTACGGATGGTCGTTCATGTTCGCCACCGCCGGGACCCCCCTGGTGCTGCTCTCCGGCCTCCTCTTCTTGTGCGTCGGCCGGAGCGTTCACGTGGAAGAGAAATAG